A single genomic interval of Vulpes vulpes isolate BD-2025 chromosome 3, VulVul3, whole genome shotgun sequence harbors:
- the TRIP6 gene encoding thyroid receptor-interacting protein 6 isoform X1 — protein sequence MSGPTWLPPRQLEPARAPQGRALPRGAPGPPPAHGAAHQPHPRVNFCPLPSEQCYQAPGGPDDRGFPWVGCHGAPQRSQGLPPDRGALRPGSLDAEIDSLTSMLAELDGGRGHAPRRSDRQAYEPPQPHAYRTGSGSLKPNGGGVPIPPQQLSASPYGGPTPASYATASTPAGPAFPVQVKVAQPVRGCGPPRRGASQASGALPGPHFPLPGQGEVWGAGYRSHHEPGPGVKEEAAGGGRGGAYGPQVPLNQPPEEELERLTKKLVHDMNHPPTGEYFGRCGGCGEDVVGDGAGVVALDRVFHVGCFVCSTCRAQLRGQHFYAVERRAYCESCYVATLEKCSTCSQPILDRILRAMGKAYHPSCFTCVVCHRGLDGIPFTVDATSQIHCIEDFHRKFAPRCSVCGGAIMPEPGQEETVRIVALDRSFHIGCYKCEECGLLLSSEGECQGCYPLDGHILCKACSAWRIQELSATVTTDC from the exons ATGTCGGGCCCCACCTGGCTCCCCCCAAGGCAGCTGGAGCCTGCAAGAGCCCCTCAGGGGAGAGCGCTCCCCCGAGGtgccccggggccgccgccagCCCATGGAGCAG CACATCAGCCCCACCCCAGGGTCAATTTTTGCCCCCTCCCATCTGAGCAGTGTTACCAGGCCCCCGGGGGACCAGATGATCGGGGGTTCCCCTGGGTGGGGTGCCATGGAGCACCCCAGCGCTCACAG GGGCTCCCCCCAGACAGGGGGGCCTTGCGTCCAGGAAGTCTGGATGCCGAGATAGATTCGCTGACCAGCATGCTGGCTGAGTTGGATGGAGGTCGTGGTCATGCCCCACGGCGGTCAGACCGGCAG GCTTATGAGCCCCCTCAGCCCCATGCCTACCGCACAGGCTCAGGCTCCCTGAAGCCAAATGGAGGGGGTGTTCCTATTCCTCCCCAACAGCTCTCAGCGTCTCCCTATGGGGGCCCCACTCCAGCCTCCTATGCTACAGCCAGCACCCCCGCTGGCCCTGCCTTCCCTGTGCAAGTGAAGGTGGCACAACCAGTGAGAGGCTGTGGCCCTCCCAGGCGGGGGGCCTCTCAGGCCTCCGGGGCCCTCCCGGGCCCTCACTTTCCTCTCCCAGGCCAAGGTGAAGTCTGGGGGGCTGGCTATAGGAGCCACCATGAGCCAGGGCCAGGGGTTAAAGAGGAagctgcaggaggaggaagaggaggcgcGTATGGGCCCCAG GTCCCCCTGAACCAGCCTCCTGAGGAGGAGCTTGAGAGGCTGACGAAGAAACTGGTGCATGACATGAACCATCCTCCCACTGGGGAGTACTTTG ggcGGTGCGGCGGCTGTGGGGAAGATGTGGTTGGGGATGGGGCTGGCGTTGTGGCCCTGGACCGGGTCTTTCACGTTGGCTGCTTCGTGTGCTCTACATGCCGGGCCCAGCTTCGGGGCCAACATTTCTATGCTGTGGAGAGGAGGGCGTACTGTGAGAGCTGCTATGTG GCCACCCTGGAGAAGTGCTCCACATGCTCCCAACCCATCCTGGACCGGATCCTGCGGGCCATGGGGAAAGCCTACCACCCTAGCTGCTTTACCTGTGTGGTGTGCCACCGTGGCCTCGACGGCATCCCTTTCACAGTGGATGCCACCAGCCAGATCCACTGCATTGAGGACTTCCACAG GAAGTTTGCCCCACGGTGCTCAGTGTGTGGTGGGGCCATCATGCCTGAGCCAGGGCAGGAGGAGACAGTACGAATTGTTGCTCTGGATCGCAGTTTTCACATTGGCTGTTACAAGTGTGAG GAGTGTGGGCTGCTCCTCTCCTCCGAGGGCGAGTGTCAGGGCTGCTACCCGCTGGATGGGCACATCTTGTGCAAGGCGTGCAGTGCCTGGCGCATCCAGGAGCTCTCAGCCACCGTCACGACCGACTGCTGA
- the TRIP6 gene encoding thyroid receptor-interacting protein 6 isoform X2, which translates to MEQCYQAPGGPDDRGFPWVGCHGAPQRSQGLPPDRGALRPGSLDAEIDSLTSMLAELDGGRGHAPRRSDRQAYEPPQPHAYRTGSGSLKPNGGGVPIPPQQLSASPYGGPTPASYATASTPAGPAFPVQVKVAQPVRGCGPPRRGASQASGALPGPHFPLPGQGEVWGAGYRSHHEPGPGVKEEAAGGGRGGAYGPQVPLNQPPEEELERLTKKLVHDMNHPPTGEYFGRCGGCGEDVVGDGAGVVALDRVFHVGCFVCSTCRAQLRGQHFYAVERRAYCESCYVATLEKCSTCSQPILDRILRAMGKAYHPSCFTCVVCHRGLDGIPFTVDATSQIHCIEDFHRKFAPRCSVCGGAIMPEPGQEETVRIVALDRSFHIGCYKCEECGLLLSSEGECQGCYPLDGHILCKACSAWRIQELSATVTTDC; encoded by the exons ATGGAGCAG TGTTACCAGGCCCCCGGGGGACCAGATGATCGGGGGTTCCCCTGGGTGGGGTGCCATGGAGCACCCCAGCGCTCACAG GGGCTCCCCCCAGACAGGGGGGCCTTGCGTCCAGGAAGTCTGGATGCCGAGATAGATTCGCTGACCAGCATGCTGGCTGAGTTGGATGGAGGTCGTGGTCATGCCCCACGGCGGTCAGACCGGCAG GCTTATGAGCCCCCTCAGCCCCATGCCTACCGCACAGGCTCAGGCTCCCTGAAGCCAAATGGAGGGGGTGTTCCTATTCCTCCCCAACAGCTCTCAGCGTCTCCCTATGGGGGCCCCACTCCAGCCTCCTATGCTACAGCCAGCACCCCCGCTGGCCCTGCCTTCCCTGTGCAAGTGAAGGTGGCACAACCAGTGAGAGGCTGTGGCCCTCCCAGGCGGGGGGCCTCTCAGGCCTCCGGGGCCCTCCCGGGCCCTCACTTTCCTCTCCCAGGCCAAGGTGAAGTCTGGGGGGCTGGCTATAGGAGCCACCATGAGCCAGGGCCAGGGGTTAAAGAGGAagctgcaggaggaggaagaggaggcgcGTATGGGCCCCAG GTCCCCCTGAACCAGCCTCCTGAGGAGGAGCTTGAGAGGCTGACGAAGAAACTGGTGCATGACATGAACCATCCTCCCACTGGGGAGTACTTTG ggcGGTGCGGCGGCTGTGGGGAAGATGTGGTTGGGGATGGGGCTGGCGTTGTGGCCCTGGACCGGGTCTTTCACGTTGGCTGCTTCGTGTGCTCTACATGCCGGGCCCAGCTTCGGGGCCAACATTTCTATGCTGTGGAGAGGAGGGCGTACTGTGAGAGCTGCTATGTG GCCACCCTGGAGAAGTGCTCCACATGCTCCCAACCCATCCTGGACCGGATCCTGCGGGCCATGGGGAAAGCCTACCACCCTAGCTGCTTTACCTGTGTGGTGTGCCACCGTGGCCTCGACGGCATCCCTTTCACAGTGGATGCCACCAGCCAGATCCACTGCATTGAGGACTTCCACAG GAAGTTTGCCCCACGGTGCTCAGTGTGTGGTGGGGCCATCATGCCTGAGCCAGGGCAGGAGGAGACAGTACGAATTGTTGCTCTGGATCGCAGTTTTCACATTGGCTGTTACAAGTGTGAG GAGTGTGGGCTGCTCCTCTCCTCCGAGGGCGAGTGTCAGGGCTGCTACCCGCTGGATGGGCACATCTTGTGCAAGGCGTGCAGTGCCTGGCGCATCCAGGAGCTCTCAGCCACCGTCACGACCGACTGCTGA
- the SLC12A9 gene encoding solute carrier family 12 member 9 isoform X2: MASENSPLLAYRLLGDEGVAFSANGGGGAGGASARKLSTFLGVVVPTVLSMFSIVVFLRIGFVVGHAGLLQALAMLLVAYFILALTVLSVCAIATNGAVRGGGAYFMISRTLGPEVGGSIGLMFYLANVCGCAVSLLGLVEAVLDVFGADSSPSSGLQVLPQGYGWSLLYGSLLLGLVGGVCTLGAGLYARASFLTFLLVSGSLASVLVSFVAVGPRSIPLAPRPSPNGSTPQPQVGHFTGFNSSTLKANLGAGYAKDYTTGAMMTFASVFAVLFNGCTGIMAGANMSGELKDPSRAIPLGTIIAVTYTFFIYTLLFFLSSFTCDRTLLQEDYGFFRAISLWPPLVLIGIYATSLSASMSSLIGASRILHALAQDDLFGVILAPAKVVSRTGNPWGAVLYSWGLVQLVLLAGKLNTLAAVVTVFYLVAYAAVDLSCLSLEWASAPNFRPTFSLFSWHTCLLGVASCLLMMFLISPGAAGGSLLLMGLLSALLTARGGPSSWGYVSQALLFHQVRKYLLRLDVRKEHVKFWRPQLLLLVGNPRGALPLLRLANQLKKGGLYVLGHVTLGDLDCLPSDPVQPQYGAWLSLVDRAQVKAFVDLTLSPSVRQGAQHLLRISGLGGMKPNTLVLGFYDDAAPQDHFLTDPAFSEATDGTQEGGSPALSTLFPPPRAPGSPRALSPQDYVATVADALKMNKNVVLARACGALPPERLSRGSGGTSQPHHVDVWPLNLLRPRGGPGYVDVCGLFLLQMATILGMVPAWHSARLRIFLCLGPREAPGAAEGRLRALLSQLRIRAEVQEVVWGEGAGAGEPEEEEEEGDFVNGRRGDAEAEALACSANALVRAQQGRSRGGGPGGPEGGDGEGGPATALTFLYLPRPPADPARYTRYLALLETLTHDLGPTLLIHGVTPVTCTDL, encoded by the exons ATGGCCAGCGAGAACTCTCCCCTGCTGGCCTACCGGCTCCTGGGAGATGAAGGGGTTGCCTTCTCTGCCaatgggggcgggggcgctggaGGGGCATCGGCCCGGAAGCTCTCCACCTTCCTGGGTGTGGTGGTGCCCACTGTCCTGTCCATGTTCAGTATAGTTGTCTTTTTGAGGATTG GGTTCGTGGTGGGCCATGCTGGGCTGCTACAGGCTTTGGCCATGCTCCTGGTTGCCTACTTCATCCTGGCGCTCACCGTCCTCTCTGTTTGTGCCATCGCCACCAACGGAGCTGTGCGGGGGGGTGGAGCCTACT TCATGATCAGCCGGACCCTGGGGCCTGAGGTTGGGGGCAGCATCGGCCTCATGTTCTACCTGGCTAACGTCTGTGGCTGTGCCGTCTCCCTGCTGGGGCTGGTGGAAGCTGTGCTCGATGTCTTCGGGGCTG ACTCCTCACCGTCCAGTGGGCTTCAGGTCCTGCCTCAGGGCTACGGTTGGAGCCTGCTCTACGGCTCCCTGCTGCTGGGCCTTGTGGGTGGGGTCTGCACACTGGGGGCTGGACTCTATGCCCGTGCCTCCTTCCTCACGTTCCTGCTGGTTTCTGGATCCCTGGCCTCGGTGCTGGTCAGCTTTGTGGCTGTGGGGCCCAGGAGCATCCCCTTGGCCCCTCGGCCTAGCCCCAATGGCTCCACCCCACAGCCCCAGGTCGGCCACTTCACTGGCTTCAACAGCAGCACTCTGAAGGCCAACTTGGGTG CTGGCTACGCCAAGGACTACACCACGGGGGCCATGATGACCTTTGCCAGCGTCTTTGCCGTTCTCTTTAATGGCTGCACAGGCATCATGGCGGGGGCGAACATGTCAG GGGAGCTGAAGGACCCCAGCCGGGCCATTCCTCTGGGCACCATTATCGCCGTCACCTACACCTTCTTCATCTACACcctgctttttttcctctccagctTCACCTGTGACAG gacTTTGCTACAGGAGGACTACGGGTTCTTTCGTGCCATCAGCCTGTGGCCTCCACTGGTGCTGATTGGTATCTATGCTACATCGCTCTCAGCCTCCATGAGCTCCCTCATCGGGGCCTCCCGCATCCTCCATGCTCTGGCTCAGGATGACCTCTTTG GAGTAATCTTGGCACCAGCCAAGGTTGTGTCTCGGACAGGGAACCCGTGGGGGGCTGTGCTCTATTCTTGGGGCCTGGTACAG CTGGTACTCTTGGCTGGGAAGCTGAATACACTGGCTGCTGTGGTCACTGTCTTCTACTTGGTGGCCTACGCTGCGGTGGACCTGTCCTGCCTAAGCCTGGAGTGGGCCTCGGCCCCCAACTTCCG ccccaccttcAGCCTGTTCTCCTGGCACACCTGCTTGCTGGGGGTGGCCTCCTGTCTGCTCATGATGTTTCTCATCAGCCCTGGGGCTGCCGGCGGCTCCCTGCTTCTCATGGGCCTGCTTTCTGCCCTGCTCACAGCTCGAGGAGGCCCCAGCAGCTGGGGCTACGTCAGCCAGGCCTTGCTTTTCCACCAG GTGCGAAAGTACCTGCTCCGGCTGGATGTCCGAAAGGAGCATGTGAAGTTCTGGAGGCCCCAGCTGCTGCTTCTGGTGGGGAACCCCCGGGGTGCCCTGCCTCTGCTGCGGCTGGCCAACCAGCTCAAGAAAGGGGGCCTCTATGTACTGGGCCATGTCACCCTGGGAGACCTTG ACTGCCTGCCCTCAGACCCTGTGCAGCCCCAGTATGGGGCATGGCTGAGCCTGGTGGACAGAGCCCAAGTAAAGGCCTTTGTGGACCTCACCCTCTCGCCATCTGTACGCCAGGGGGCTCAGCATCTGTTGCGGATCTCTGGCCTTG GTGGCATGAAGCCCAACACTTTGGTCCTAGGTTTCTATGATGATGCTGCACCCCAGGACCACTTCCTGACAGACCCGGCTTTCTCCGAGGCTACTGATGGCACCCAGGAGGGTGGGTCCCCAGCCCTGAGCACTCTGTTTCCTCCACCCCGGGCTCCTGGGAGCCCCCGGGCTCTCAGCCCCCAGGACTATGTGGCCACAGTGGCAGACGCCCTCAAGATGAACAAGAATGTGGTTCTGGCCCGGGCCTGTGGGGCCCTGCCCCCGGAGCGGCTGAGCCGGGGTTCAGGGGGTACCTCTCAGCCACATCACGTGGATGTGTGGCCTCTCAACCTGCTGCGGCCCCGGGGTGGGCCTGGCTACGTGGATGTGTGTGGCCTTTTCCTGCTGCAGATGGCAACCATCTTGGGCATGGTGCCTGCTTGGCATAGCGCCCGGCTCCGGATCTTCTTGTGCCTGGGGCCTCGAGAGGCCCCCGGGGCGGCTGAGGGGCGGCTCCGGGCACTGCTGAGCCAGCTGAGGATCAGAGCCGAAGTACAGGAGGTGGTGTGGGGtgagggggctggggctggggagccggaggaggaggaggaggaaggagactTTGTGAATGGCAGGCGGGGAGATGCTGAGGCAGAGGCGCTGGCGTGCAGTGCTAACGCCCTGGTTCGGGCCCAGCAGGGGCGCAGTAGAGGAGGAGGGCCCGGTGGGCCTGAGGGTGGGGATGGCGAAGGTGGGCCTGCCACAGCCCTCACTTTCCTATACCTGCCTCGGCCGCCAGCCGATCCTGCCCGCTACACTCGCTACCTGGCGCTACTGGAGACTCTGACCCATGATCTGGGCCCCACGCTACTCATTCACGGAGTCACCCCCGTCACTTGCACTGATCTCTGA
- the SLC12A9 gene encoding solute carrier family 12 member 9 isoform X1: protein MGRVGWGGADSGPGIPVAAAGFSGTRAPSVDSGPPPALGDRPRAAESSGWASRPIGGFCVLSAMASENSPLLAYRLLGDEGVAFSANGGGGAGGASARKLSTFLGVVVPTVLSMFSIVVFLRIGFVVGHAGLLQALAMLLVAYFILALTVLSVCAIATNGAVRGGGAYFMISRTLGPEVGGSIGLMFYLANVCGCAVSLLGLVEAVLDVFGADSSPSSGLQVLPQGYGWSLLYGSLLLGLVGGVCTLGAGLYARASFLTFLLVSGSLASVLVSFVAVGPRSIPLAPRPSPNGSTPQPQVGHFTGFNSSTLKANLGAGYAKDYTTGAMMTFASVFAVLFNGCTGIMAGANMSGELKDPSRAIPLGTIIAVTYTFFIYTLLFFLSSFTCDRTLLQEDYGFFRAISLWPPLVLIGIYATSLSASMSSLIGASRILHALAQDDLFGVILAPAKVVSRTGNPWGAVLYSWGLVQLVLLAGKLNTLAAVVTVFYLVAYAAVDLSCLSLEWASAPNFRPTFSLFSWHTCLLGVASCLLMMFLISPGAAGGSLLLMGLLSALLTARGGPSSWGYVSQALLFHQVRKYLLRLDVRKEHVKFWRPQLLLLVGNPRGALPLLRLANQLKKGGLYVLGHVTLGDLDCLPSDPVQPQYGAWLSLVDRAQVKAFVDLTLSPSVRQGAQHLLRISGLGGMKPNTLVLGFYDDAAPQDHFLTDPAFSEATDGTQEGGSPALSTLFPPPRAPGSPRALSPQDYVATVADALKMNKNVVLARACGALPPERLSRGSGGTSQPHHVDVWPLNLLRPRGGPGYVDVCGLFLLQMATILGMVPAWHSARLRIFLCLGPREAPGAAEGRLRALLSQLRIRAEVQEVVWGEGAGAGEPEEEEEEGDFVNGRRGDAEAEALACSANALVRAQQGRSRGGGPGGPEGGDGEGGPATALTFLYLPRPPADPARYTRYLALLETLTHDLGPTLLIHGVTPVTCTDL from the exons ATGGGGCGcgtgggctgggggggggcggaCTCCGGGCCTGGCATCCCGGTAGCTGCAGCTGGCTTTTCCGGCACCCGCGCCCCCTCGGTAGATAGCGGACCCCCTCCGGCTCTCGGGGATCGCCCCCGGGCGGCTGAGTCCTCTGGGTGG GCCTCAAGACCCATTGGTGGCTTCTGCGTGCTCTCTGCCATGGCCAGCGAGAACTCTCCCCTGCTGGCCTACCGGCTCCTGGGAGATGAAGGGGTTGCCTTCTCTGCCaatgggggcgggggcgctggaGGGGCATCGGCCCGGAAGCTCTCCACCTTCCTGGGTGTGGTGGTGCCCACTGTCCTGTCCATGTTCAGTATAGTTGTCTTTTTGAGGATTG GGTTCGTGGTGGGCCATGCTGGGCTGCTACAGGCTTTGGCCATGCTCCTGGTTGCCTACTTCATCCTGGCGCTCACCGTCCTCTCTGTTTGTGCCATCGCCACCAACGGAGCTGTGCGGGGGGGTGGAGCCTACT TCATGATCAGCCGGACCCTGGGGCCTGAGGTTGGGGGCAGCATCGGCCTCATGTTCTACCTGGCTAACGTCTGTGGCTGTGCCGTCTCCCTGCTGGGGCTGGTGGAAGCTGTGCTCGATGTCTTCGGGGCTG ACTCCTCACCGTCCAGTGGGCTTCAGGTCCTGCCTCAGGGCTACGGTTGGAGCCTGCTCTACGGCTCCCTGCTGCTGGGCCTTGTGGGTGGGGTCTGCACACTGGGGGCTGGACTCTATGCCCGTGCCTCCTTCCTCACGTTCCTGCTGGTTTCTGGATCCCTGGCCTCGGTGCTGGTCAGCTTTGTGGCTGTGGGGCCCAGGAGCATCCCCTTGGCCCCTCGGCCTAGCCCCAATGGCTCCACCCCACAGCCCCAGGTCGGCCACTTCACTGGCTTCAACAGCAGCACTCTGAAGGCCAACTTGGGTG CTGGCTACGCCAAGGACTACACCACGGGGGCCATGATGACCTTTGCCAGCGTCTTTGCCGTTCTCTTTAATGGCTGCACAGGCATCATGGCGGGGGCGAACATGTCAG GGGAGCTGAAGGACCCCAGCCGGGCCATTCCTCTGGGCACCATTATCGCCGTCACCTACACCTTCTTCATCTACACcctgctttttttcctctccagctTCACCTGTGACAG gacTTTGCTACAGGAGGACTACGGGTTCTTTCGTGCCATCAGCCTGTGGCCTCCACTGGTGCTGATTGGTATCTATGCTACATCGCTCTCAGCCTCCATGAGCTCCCTCATCGGGGCCTCCCGCATCCTCCATGCTCTGGCTCAGGATGACCTCTTTG GAGTAATCTTGGCACCAGCCAAGGTTGTGTCTCGGACAGGGAACCCGTGGGGGGCTGTGCTCTATTCTTGGGGCCTGGTACAG CTGGTACTCTTGGCTGGGAAGCTGAATACACTGGCTGCTGTGGTCACTGTCTTCTACTTGGTGGCCTACGCTGCGGTGGACCTGTCCTGCCTAAGCCTGGAGTGGGCCTCGGCCCCCAACTTCCG ccccaccttcAGCCTGTTCTCCTGGCACACCTGCTTGCTGGGGGTGGCCTCCTGTCTGCTCATGATGTTTCTCATCAGCCCTGGGGCTGCCGGCGGCTCCCTGCTTCTCATGGGCCTGCTTTCTGCCCTGCTCACAGCTCGAGGAGGCCCCAGCAGCTGGGGCTACGTCAGCCAGGCCTTGCTTTTCCACCAG GTGCGAAAGTACCTGCTCCGGCTGGATGTCCGAAAGGAGCATGTGAAGTTCTGGAGGCCCCAGCTGCTGCTTCTGGTGGGGAACCCCCGGGGTGCCCTGCCTCTGCTGCGGCTGGCCAACCAGCTCAAGAAAGGGGGCCTCTATGTACTGGGCCATGTCACCCTGGGAGACCTTG ACTGCCTGCCCTCAGACCCTGTGCAGCCCCAGTATGGGGCATGGCTGAGCCTGGTGGACAGAGCCCAAGTAAAGGCCTTTGTGGACCTCACCCTCTCGCCATCTGTACGCCAGGGGGCTCAGCATCTGTTGCGGATCTCTGGCCTTG GTGGCATGAAGCCCAACACTTTGGTCCTAGGTTTCTATGATGATGCTGCACCCCAGGACCACTTCCTGACAGACCCGGCTTTCTCCGAGGCTACTGATGGCACCCAGGAGGGTGGGTCCCCAGCCCTGAGCACTCTGTTTCCTCCACCCCGGGCTCCTGGGAGCCCCCGGGCTCTCAGCCCCCAGGACTATGTGGCCACAGTGGCAGACGCCCTCAAGATGAACAAGAATGTGGTTCTGGCCCGGGCCTGTGGGGCCCTGCCCCCGGAGCGGCTGAGCCGGGGTTCAGGGGGTACCTCTCAGCCACATCACGTGGATGTGTGGCCTCTCAACCTGCTGCGGCCCCGGGGTGGGCCTGGCTACGTGGATGTGTGTGGCCTTTTCCTGCTGCAGATGGCAACCATCTTGGGCATGGTGCCTGCTTGGCATAGCGCCCGGCTCCGGATCTTCTTGTGCCTGGGGCCTCGAGAGGCCCCCGGGGCGGCTGAGGGGCGGCTCCGGGCACTGCTGAGCCAGCTGAGGATCAGAGCCGAAGTACAGGAGGTGGTGTGGGGtgagggggctggggctggggagccggaggaggaggaggaggaaggagactTTGTGAATGGCAGGCGGGGAGATGCTGAGGCAGAGGCGCTGGCGTGCAGTGCTAACGCCCTGGTTCGGGCCCAGCAGGGGCGCAGTAGAGGAGGAGGGCCCGGTGGGCCTGAGGGTGGGGATGGCGAAGGTGGGCCTGCCACAGCCCTCACTTTCCTATACCTGCCTCGGCCGCCAGCCGATCCTGCCCGCTACACTCGCTACCTGGCGCTACTGGAGACTCTGACCCATGATCTGGGCCCCACGCTACTCATTCACGGAGTCACCCCCGTCACTTGCACTGATCTCTGA